The genomic stretch GAATCACCCCCAGAGGAAGAAGTGTGAGGAACAGCTGCTGAGTCAGGCACATCCTCAAGAAGGGTCTGCAAGGAAGGTGGACGCAAAGTGCTTCTTGCAGCAGCAACAAGAGAAGCAGCTGATAGAACTGGATGATCATTGTGctcagcatcatcatcatcatcactaaCAGCCGATACGCCCAAACCAGCAATAGCAGCCGTTGTGAGAGATAGATCCTCCTCCCTAATAATGTGCAAAACACGCCTCACAATATTACCGACAGCAAGCTCTGCAATTATGTACATAACATATTAtcataagaaaacaaagataGATTAAGCACTCCAtgtaagtaaaaaataaaaaaaaataaaaaagaagaacaagaacaagaacaagcaAGGTATCCCTTCATGATAACCATTCTATTCATGTGATTGTACAATATCCATCAGCAATACTGAAGAATCAGACAAGGATAAGGAGCCCGATTAAGTAAG from Corylus avellana chromosome ca1, CavTom2PMs-1.0 encodes the following:
- the LOC132168539 gene encoding uncharacterized protein LOC132168539, which translates into the protein MPDVQVLVNDFLNNLKKRKIEGSQATARQTAELLRSVISQQRVSYTNQAGALMDAVRAVGELLIAANPVELAVGNIVRRVLHIIREEDLSLTTAAIAGLGVSAVSDDDDDAEHNDHPVLSAASLVAAARSTLRPPSLQTLLEDVPDSAAVPHTSSSGGDSDGKSRYELSSFYFIQL